A window of the Roseburia sp. 831b genome harbors these coding sequences:
- a CDS encoding cation:proton antiporter has protein sequence MESYSFLLFLAIILISTKVLGLFSRKVHMPAVVGALLAGVILGPSCLNEISMTGDTGYFLELTAEIGVMLLMFSAGLETDLGELKKNGVASFVTAMIGVIVPLLGGFLSYALFFHTDFADYDEVLKAVFVGVVLTATSVSITVETLRELGKLKGKVGTTILGAAVIDDIVGIIVLTIVTSLKDPSISPLSVAIKIVLYFILIGILWFIVSKMKNFIEGQDEKRRVVIFAVAFCFILGYISEEFFGIADITGAYFAGLMLCSLKVGPYVARRCEIASYLIFSPVFFASVGLKVTLGGMDASIWIFSVILLIVAILTKVLGCGLGAKLCKCTTREALQVGVGMISRGEVALIVAQKGYQCGMLDDTLFAPIVVVVIVTTLITPILLKIVMKDKPGEAQA, from the coding sequence ATGGAATCATATTCATTTTTATTATTTTTAGCAATCATTTTGATTTCAACGAAAGTGCTTGGCCTTTTCTCTAGAAAAGTGCATATGCCAGCAGTCGTAGGAGCCTTATTGGCCGGTGTCATTTTAGGACCATCTTGTTTAAATGAGATTTCAATGACCGGTGATACGGGATACTTTTTGGAGTTGACAGCCGAAATCGGTGTTATGCTTTTGATGTTCAGTGCCGGTCTTGAGACGGATTTAGGCGAGCTGAAAAAGAATGGTGTTGCATCTTTTGTAACTGCTATGATCGGTGTCATTGTGCCATTACTTGGCGGTTTCTTAAGTTATGCACTCTTTTTCCATACGGATTTTGCAGACTATGACGAAGTGTTAAAAGCGGTCTTTGTCGGTGTTGTTTTGACTGCAACCTCAGTAAGTATCACGGTGGAAACCTTGCGTGAGCTTGGAAAATTGAAGGGAAAAGTTGGAACAACGATTCTTGGCGCAGCGGTGATTGATGATATCGTAGGTATTATCGTGCTTACCATTGTAACAAGCTTAAAAGACCCATCCATCAGTCCGTTATCGGTTGCCATTAAAATTGTGCTTTACTTTATCCTGATTGGAATTCTTTGGTTCATTGTTTCAAAGATGAAGAATTTTATCGAAGGACAGGATGAAAAAAGACGTGTGGTTATTTTTGCAGTTGCATTCTGTTTTATATTGGGATACATTTCCGAAGAATTCTTTGGAATTGCCGATATTACAGGTGCCTATTTTGCAGGATTGATGCTTTGTTCCTTAAAAGTTGGCCCATACGTCGCAAGACGTTGTGAGATTGCATCATACCTCATCTTCTCCCCGGTATTCTTTGCCAGCGTTGGTTTAAAGGTTACTTTAGGTGGAATGGATGCAAGTATCTGGATTTTCTCAGTTATCTTATTGATTGTTGCAATTTTAACAAAGGTTCTTGGCTGTGGACTCGGTGCAAAGCTTTGTAAATGTACAACAAGGGAAGCGCTTCAGGTCGGTGTCGGTATGATTTCCCGTGGTGAGGTCGCCCTGATTGTTGCGCAGAAAGGATACCAGTGTGGAATGTTAGATGACACACTGTTTGCACCAATCGTTGTGGTAGTGATTGTCACCACATTGATTACCCCAATCTTATTAAAGATTGTCATGAAAGATAAGCCAGGGGAAGCGCAGGCGTAG
- the murI gene encoding glutamate racemase encodes MEQMQQPIGVFDSGLGGISVLRELVAFLPNENYLYLGDSKHAPYGTKSLQEVQKLTCNNIEYLIGKGAKAIVVACNTATSAAIQILREHHKDMPIIGIEPALKPAVLQKEHPNVLVMATPMTLREEKFHALMKRYENEAEIISLPCPGLVEFVERGELEGEALEAYFKELFAPFADKKIDSAVLGCTHYPLVKNVIQKMLGDSVTLFDGGEGTAHETYRRLKEKNLLNTTPQKGTVIFENTEGTEQKTALAKQLLWHTF; translated from the coding sequence ATGGAACAAATGCAGCAGCCGATTGGAGTGTTTGACTCCGGTTTGGGTGGAATCAGTGTTTTAAGGGAGCTGGTAGCTTTTTTACCAAACGAAAACTATTTATATTTAGGGGATTCGAAACATGCACCGTATGGAACGAAGAGTCTGCAGGAGGTTCAGAAATTAACCTGTAACAATATTGAATATTTGATTGGAAAAGGTGCAAAAGCAATTGTAGTTGCATGCAATACCGCAACCAGTGCTGCAATCCAGATACTAAGGGAGCATCATAAGGATATGCCGATTATCGGGATTGAGCCGGCACTAAAGCCAGCAGTGTTACAGAAAGAGCATCCTAATGTTCTTGTGATGGCTACGCCGATGACACTCCGGGAAGAAAAATTTCATGCACTGATGAAACGATATGAAAATGAGGCTGAGATTATTTCTCTTCCATGTCCGGGACTGGTGGAGTTCGTGGAGCGAGGAGAGCTAGAAGGGGAGGCACTCGAAGCATATTTTAAGGAATTGTTTGCCCCGTTTGCAGATAAAAAAATAGATTCCGCCGTGTTAGGCTGTACACATTATCCGCTTGTAAAAAATGTGATTCAGAAAATGTTAGGGGATTCGGTCACACTTTTTGACGGTGGAGAGGGAACGGCCCACGAAACTTACCGCAGGCTCAAAGAAAAAAATCTGCTAAACACAACACCACAAAAAGGAACCGTAATTTTTGAAAACACAGAAGGAACCGAACAGAAAACAGCCCTGGCAAAACAACTGCTCTGGCATACTTTTTGA
- a CDS encoding AAA family ATPase has product MKPLQLTMSAFGSYADVTTIDFTKQDHGIFLITGDTGAGKTTIFDAITYALYDQTSGGERNGNMMRSQYASPEAVTYVDFSFAYGNTVYRIKRNPEYRILKQLKNGKEKEQRVAPTVELTMPDGLVFPEKKAATDAKIEEIIGLSADQFTQIVMIAQGDFLKLLYTKSDERKAIFTKLFKTDFYWKIQESLRRSSSEMDEKISENERAYAQEQAHIVRIEGTEELPLDELVSTLKEKEKDMKKERGERQKQLDSWKEEFAKEQEKQKLFDSLEKLQQEKQFLEQQKDEQQRVTEQKRKADGAARVFVEEEKHLGAARRLLESRKRLKELETDLERARKEERAWAEKLQAETKRFGEREEELTKKMHAIEETFPVYEELEQLLQQEKQVKQSYDADRKSYINDICSWAKQNLLLVGKLEKNLAEQEKKKEEWVVAAGLAKQAAKDYEDAYQIFLQEQAGILAEKLEENQPCPVCGSTSHPSPATLSAQAVTEAEVKEKKEFRNQAEERTDALYQQLEQKKKECSELELQIRYEREHFQEESGMEEDAYLDRFSKDTGETREREGRVTKEGLQESYQKLLVLRTQIKQKREGIAFESGAQAKMEWQRLKDVLAKETASLEQTKKFYESFLEKLHLQEGGQKQELENANLLEQESGKQKLLYEEKRKAEGFLDEASYHEAYCSEEKRQSLENWLRDYEQACQKNEGQLQILLEKTQGQERCEITGLENKISTEQKVVQELEKEQLAIHAALEQNQSILEHTNRYLERAKQLEEQDRVIKSLSKTANGRLTGSAKIDFETYIQRSYFKQIIAEANKRLLTMSNHQFMLKLKEGANSGKKANEGLDLSVYSLITDSERDVKTLSGGESFLAALAMALGLSDIVGRNAGAIRLDMMFIDEGFGSLDAQARKQAIEVLNELAGDSRLVGIISHVTELKEQIDQKLIVTRTERGSRVEWEI; this is encoded by the coding sequence GTGAAACCGTTACAACTGACGATGTCGGCGTTTGGTTCTTACGCGGATGTAACTACAATTGATTTTACAAAGCAGGATCACGGGATTTTCCTGATTACAGGGGATACCGGAGCGGGAAAAACAACGATTTTTGATGCAATCACCTATGCGCTTTACGACCAGACCAGCGGTGGAGAGCGCAACGGAAACATGATGAGAAGCCAGTATGCAAGCCCGGAGGCAGTGACTTACGTTGATTTTTCATTTGCGTATGGGAATACTGTTTACCGCATCAAAAGGAATCCCGAATACCGGATTTTAAAACAGCTAAAAAACGGCAAGGAAAAGGAGCAGCGCGTGGCACCTACCGTAGAGCTTACGATGCCGGACGGGCTGGTTTTCCCGGAAAAAAAGGCGGCGACAGACGCCAAAATAGAGGAAATCATAGGGCTTAGTGCGGATCAGTTTACGCAGATTGTCATGATTGCCCAGGGAGATTTTCTGAAGTTATTGTATACAAAGTCGGATGAGCGAAAAGCAATTTTTACCAAGCTGTTTAAGACGGATTTCTATTGGAAGATTCAGGAGTCACTCCGCCGGTCATCCTCTGAGATGGACGAGAAAATCTCGGAAAATGAACGTGCGTATGCGCAGGAACAGGCTCATATTGTAAGGATAGAAGGAACCGAGGAACTTCCGTTAGACGAACTGGTATCCACGTTAAAGGAAAAAGAAAAGGATATGAAAAAAGAGCGCGGTGAGCGCCAGAAACAGCTCGATTCCTGGAAAGAGGAGTTTGCGAAGGAACAGGAAAAACAAAAGTTGTTTGATTCGTTGGAAAAGCTGCAACAAGAGAAACAATTTCTGGAACAGCAAAAAGACGAGCAGCAAAGGGTGACAGAGCAAAAAAGAAAGGCAGACGGGGCTGCAAGGGTATTTGTGGAGGAAGAAAAACACTTAGGAGCAGCGAGGCGCCTTTTGGAATCCAGGAAAAGATTAAAAGAGCTGGAGACAGATTTAGAGCGTGCAAGGAAAGAGGAACGGGCTTGGGCAGAGAAATTACAGGCAGAGACAAAGCGCTTTGGAGAGCGAGAGGAAGAACTTACCAAAAAAATGCATGCGATAGAGGAGACGTTTCCTGTTTATGAAGAACTGGAACAATTGTTGCAGCAGGAAAAACAGGTAAAGCAATCCTATGATGCCGATCGGAAAAGTTATATCAACGACATATGTAGTTGGGCAAAACAAAATCTTCTTCTTGTTGGGAAGCTGGAAAAGAACCTTGCGGAGCAGGAAAAGAAAAAAGAAGAATGGGTGGTGGCAGCAGGGCTGGCAAAACAGGCTGCCAAAGACTACGAGGATGCCTATCAGATTTTTTTGCAGGAGCAGGCTGGAATTCTGGCAGAAAAATTAGAGGAAAATCAACCTTGCCCGGTCTGTGGCTCCACCAGTCATCCATCCCCGGCAACGCTTTCCGCGCAGGCGGTGACAGAGGCAGAGGTAAAGGAGAAAAAGGAATTCCGCAATCAGGCGGAGGAGCGGACGGATGCCCTTTACCAGCAGTTAGAGCAGAAAAAGAAGGAGTGTTCCGAACTGGAGTTGCAGATTCGATATGAGAGGGAACATTTCCAGGAAGAGTCCGGCATGGAGGAGGACGCTTACTTAGACCGGTTTTCGAAGGATACCGGTGAAACAAGAGAGCGGGAGGGTCGTGTGACCAAAGAAGGTCTCCAGGAATCCTACCAGAAATTGTTGGTATTGCGCACACAAATCAAACAAAAAAGAGAGGGAATTGCGTTTGAGAGTGGAGCGCAGGCAAAAATGGAATGGCAGCGATTAAAGGACGTGCTGGCAAAAGAAACTGCTTCGCTGGAACAGACGAAAAAATTTTATGAAAGCTTTCTGGAAAAACTGCATCTGCAAGAGGGCGGACAAAAGCAGGAGCTGGAAAATGCAAATCTGTTAGAACAAGAGTCCGGAAAGCAAAAGCTGCTCTATGAGGAAAAAAGAAAAGCGGAAGGATTTTTGGATGAAGCGTCCTATCATGAAGCTTATTGCAGTGAAGAGAAACGGCAAAGCCTTGAAAACTGGCTGCGGGATTACGAACAGGCATGTCAGAAAAATGAGGGGCAGTTACAGATTTTATTAGAAAAGACGCAGGGGCAGGAAAGATGTGAAATCACTGGCCTGGAAAACAAGATTTCCACGGAGCAGAAGGTGGTCCAGGAGCTTGAAAAAGAGCAGCTTGCCATTCATGCGGCATTAGAGCAGAATCAAAGCATATTAGAACACACCAACCGTTACTTAGAGCGGGCAAAACAGCTTGAGGAACAGGACCGTGTGATTAAGAGTCTTTCGAAGACTGCAAATGGAAGGTTGACAGGGTCTGCTAAAATAGATTTTGAGACCTACATTCAAAGGAGTTATTTTAAACAGATTATTGCGGAGGCGAACAAAAGACTGTTGACGATGAGCAATCATCAGTTTATGCTCAAATTAAAGGAAGGTGCCAATTCCGGGAAAAAGGCAAACGAGGGATTGGATTTGTCTGTATACAGCCTGATTACAGACAGTGAGCGTGATGTCAAGACATTGTCGGGCGGGGAATCTTTTCTTGCCGCACTTGCGATGGCGCTTGGACTTTCCGATATTGTAGGACGCAATGCAGGAGCCATCCGGCTAGATATGATGTTTATCGACGAAGGATTTGGCTCGTTGGATGCACAGGCAAGAAAACAGGCGATTGAGGTTTTAAATGAGCTGGCTGGAGACAGCCGCTTAGTCGGAATCATTTCCCATGTGACCGAATTGAAAGAACAGATTGATCAAAAACTCATCGTAACGCGGACAGAGAGAGGAAGCCGTGTAGAATGGGAAATTTAG
- a CDS encoding exonuclease SbcCD subunit D, which yields MKFFHLSDLHIGKQLHHYNLCEEQRFILQQIVDYAKKEHPDAILLAGDIYDVAVPSAEAVSVFDNFLTSLSEIEPAIPVMMIAGNHDSARRIDFASSILAKNDVYIAGMPPVTPEEKVKKVTLEDAYGPVDFYLLPFVKPGYVRKLVEEEITSYDGAVKAVLSREEIDAARRNVIISHQFYTAGASEPLISDSEMHIVGGIENVDVSCLASFDYAALGHIHRAQKIGEERFRYSGTPLPYSVSEASDEKAITVVELGEKGTPAVVTSHPLKPRHAVRKLTGKLEDILEKKEYAKDFVSVTLTDEVESNRPKEQLETVFERILEIKIDNARTRNLLNFTTGKVEHVDPYEAFCSFFKEMNHRELSEEEDAFLREVIQKQIGGEEE from the coding sequence ATGAAATTTTTTCATTTGTCGGATCTTCATATTGGAAAACAGTTACATCACTATAATTTATGTGAAGAACAGCGTTTTATTTTACAACAGATTGTCGATTATGCAAAAAAAGAGCATCCGGATGCGATTCTTCTTGCCGGCGATATTTACGACGTGGCAGTGCCATCGGCAGAAGCAGTGTCCGTGTTTGACAACTTTTTAACAAGCCTGTCCGAAATAGAGCCGGCGATACCCGTGATGATGATTGCGGGGAATCATGACAGTGCCAGAAGAATTGATTTCGCAAGCAGTATCCTGGCAAAAAATGATGTATACATTGCAGGAATGCCGCCGGTTACACCGGAAGAGAAAGTGAAAAAGGTAACACTAGAGGATGCTTATGGACCGGTCGATTTCTATCTGTTGCCGTTTGTTAAACCGGGCTATGTCCGAAAACTGGTGGAGGAAGAAATCACAAGCTACGACGGTGCCGTAAAGGCGGTGCTGTCGCGGGAAGAGATTGATGCAGCAAGAAGAAATGTAATTATAAGCCACCAGTTTTATACCGCAGGGGCGTCGGAGCCTTTGATCAGCGATTCGGAGATGCATATTGTAGGCGGGATCGAAAATGTGGATGTAAGCTGTCTTGCATCGTTTGATTATGCAGCACTCGGACACATTCACCGCGCACAAAAGATTGGCGAGGAACGGTTTCGTTACAGCGGCACGCCGCTTCCTTACTCCGTGAGCGAAGCATCGGATGAAAAAGCGATTACAGTCGTGGAATTAGGCGAAAAAGGTACGCCTGCGGTTGTGACTTCTCATCCGCTTAAGCCGCGCCATGCAGTGCGGAAACTGACGGGAAAACTGGAAGATATCCTAGAAAAAAAAGAGTATGCCAAAGATTTTGTCAGCGTCACGCTCACAGATGAGGTGGAGTCAAACCGTCCGAAAGAGCAGCTGGAAACAGTGTTTGAACGGATTTTAGAGATAAAAATAGACAATGCAAGGACGAGAAATCTTTTGAACTTTACGACGGGGAAGGTCGAACATGTTGACCCTTATGAGGCATTTTGCAGCTTTTTCAAGGAGATGAACCACCGGGAGTTAAGTGAGGAAGAAGATGCTTTTTTAAGAGAAGTGATTCAAAAGCAGATAGGAGGTGAGGAGGAGTGA
- a CDS encoding helix-turn-helix domain-containing protein produces MTDDTLFKNYKFCAQCRKPLSLSYPDDICPDCKERQLFNEVKEYIRSNVANEYQVCEHFHIPHHKVREWIREGRIEYVKKGDQVVMISLHCKNCGAPITFGSLCSKCLKMQNTQRGHAYAAPSKENDVRMHFLDSEKPDLP; encoded by the coding sequence ATGACCGATGACACTTTATTTAAAAATTATAAATTCTGTGCGCAATGCCGAAAGCCGCTTTCCCTCTCATACCCGGATGATATCTGTCCGGATTGCAAGGAACGCCAGCTTTTCAATGAGGTAAAAGAATATATCCGTTCCAATGTTGCGAATGAATATCAGGTCTGCGAACATTTTCACATTCCTCACCACAAAGTGCGCGAATGGATTCGAGAAGGACGAATTGAATATGTAAAAAAGGGCGATCAGGTTGTGATGATTTCTCTCCACTGCAAAAACTGCGGTGCTCCTATCACCTTTGGTTCTCTTTGCTCAAAATGCCTGAAAATGCAAAATACGCAAAGAGGTCATGCCTATGCCGCACCCTCCAAAGAAAACGACGTCCGCATGCACTTTTTGGATTCTGAAAAACCGGATCTGCCATAA
- a CDS encoding SufB/SufD family protein translates to MDIIEKNLLEQVAGLHEIPEGAYNIRANGKKEGRNTTANIDIVSKTDKDGIDIIIKPGTVNESVHIPVVLSQSGLQECVYNDFYIGEGADVTIVAGCGIHNCGVDTSKHEGIHTFYLEKNAKVRYIERHYGEGDGNGKNVMNPQTIVHLKEGAYMEMETTQIKGIDSTVRVTKGDLADGATLEIHENIMTHGKQYAKTDFTVDMNGKGCSCNLVSRSVAKEESKQEFFSVMNGNAECAGHSECDAIIMDKACVTASPQLTANNIDASLIHEAAIGKIAGEQLIKLMTLGLTEKEAEEQIINGFLK, encoded by the coding sequence ATGGATATTATAGAAAAGAATTTATTAGAGCAGGTTGCAGGACTGCATGAAATCCCAGAGGGTGCTTACAACATCCGTGCAAATGGGAAAAAGGAAGGCCGCAACACAACTGCCAATATTGATATTGTTTCAAAGACAGACAAAGATGGAATTGACATCATCATCAAACCGGGAACTGTAAACGAGAGCGTTCATATCCCAGTTGTGTTAAGCCAGAGTGGTTTACAGGAGTGTGTATACAATGATTTCTACATCGGCGAGGGTGCGGACGTTACCATCGTAGCCGGTTGTGGAATTCATAACTGTGGTGTGGATACTTCCAAACACGAAGGAATTCATACCTTTTACTTAGAGAAGAATGCAAAAGTCCGCTATATAGAAAGACACTATGGTGAGGGTGATGGAAATGGAAAGAATGTGATGAATCCTCAGACTATCGTTCATTTAAAAGAGGGTGCATACATGGAGATGGAGACCACACAGATTAAGGGAATCGATTCCACCGTCCGTGTGACAAAGGGTGACCTTGCAGACGGCGCAACCTTAGAGATTCATGAGAATATCATGACACACGGCAAACAGTATGCCAAAACAGACTTTACCGTTGATATGAATGGAAAAGGCTGCAGTTGTAATCTGGTTTCCCGTTCTGTTGCAAAAGAGGAATCCAAGCAGGAATTCTTCTCCGTCATGAACGGAAATGCAGAGTGTGCAGGTCATAGTGAATGTGACGCCATCATTATGGACAAGGCATGTGTGACTGCAAGCCCACAGCTTACCGCCAATAATATCGATGCAAGCCTGATTCATGAAGCCGCAATTGGAAAAATTGCCGGCGAACAGTTAATTAAGTTAATGACACTTGGATTGACAGAGAAAGAAGCAGAAGAACAGATTATCAATGGATTTTTGAAATAA
- a CDS encoding ABC transporter ATP-binding protein, whose product MLELRNITYEVDDNRDNKEILKNINLTIEDHFVAITGPNGGGKSTLAKMIAGIIKPTSGQILFNGEDITGLDITERARKGISFAFQQPVHFKGLTVKDLVTLAAGKEMSVGDICDILSEVGLCAREYIDREINASLSGGELKRIEIAMILARGTQLSIFDEPEAGIDLWSFNSLIKVFEKMRDEIQGTILIISHQEKILDIADKIVVIADGQIQTAGSKEEVLPQLLHTAETCKTLTDKIEGR is encoded by the coding sequence ATGTTAGAATTAAGAAACATCACATATGAAGTTGATGATAATCGTGACAATAAAGAGATTTTAAAAAATATTAATTTGACAATAGAAGATCATTTTGTGGCAATTACGGGACCAAACGGCGGTGGAAAGTCAACACTTGCCAAGATGATTGCCGGAATTATCAAGCCGACAAGCGGACAGATTCTGTTCAATGGGGAAGACATTACAGGGCTGGATATCACAGAACGTGCCAGAAAAGGAATCAGTTTTGCATTTCAGCAGCCGGTTCATTTTAAAGGACTTACCGTAAAGGATTTGGTAACACTTGCAGCAGGAAAAGAGATGAGTGTTGGCGATATCTGCGACATTCTTTCCGAGGTTGGCTTGTGTGCAAGAGAGTATATCGACCGTGAGATTAACGCAAGTCTTTCCGGTGGAGAGCTGAAACGAATCGAGATTGCCATGATTTTGGCAAGAGGAACACAGCTTTCTATTTTTGATGAGCCAGAAGCAGGCATTGATTTGTGGAGCTTTAACAGCCTGATTAAGGTATTCGAGAAGATGCGCGATGAGATTCAGGGAACCATTTTAATCATTTCTCATCAGGAGAAGATTCTTGATATTGCGGACAAGATTGTGGTGATTGCAGATGGACAGATTCAGACGGCAGGAAGTAAGGAAGAGGTACTTCCACAGCTTCTTCATACAGCAGAGACCTGCAAGACACTGACGGATAAGATAGAAGGCCGTTAG
- a CDS encoding sensor domain-containing diguanylate cyclase produces MAKTNFSIKSFFIILAGFTIALGLTFLLFSFFQQGGLADDSVTLNDHWNLSINDTHYSDVSLSDTLFPETNKGDYITLSCTLPDTGLSHAQLILFSCHSTLNVSINGTSVYRFGEERAAKNKMIGYGNHYLELPISYAGKTLSIQMKVTENHSFTSVTAPIIADGYRSQELFMSKHIMPFFISVFLIIFGIAFLFLSVIMYSLSGKFFPLVQLSLISICVGMWTFCNYHLMQLFTPDLALCAYLEYTSLYVAPIPVMLYFYNYIKSSKKKIFPHLYQLYLVVYTVFLAVCFTCHTIGVAHFPVFLRIFHVLAVIMLLLIMLTPFFGFQTKTVESRLLICGLLIFALFASLDLIRFNLEKYTHYFLRESFNGFLAIGAVIFILFLLVSFAVQLTQNVYSQAKQDLLEHQANTDSMTGLANRRFCQKEMEQFKSFPKNQVFGILTFDLNNLKQTNDSLGHEYGDKLIITFANLLAQTFSDYGTVGRTGGDEFVVLLPDVKKNDVDALVNTLFAKIADTNRTLHEFTISTSFGYAESSETTDILELYKLADSRMYDYKRRYKGKSLEPELFPGI; encoded by the coding sequence ATGGCGAAAACAAACTTTTCCATAAAATCATTTTTTATTATTCTTGCAGGGTTTACCATTGCTCTGGGTCTGACCTTCCTGCTCTTTTCTTTTTTTCAGCAAGGAGGGCTTGCAGACGACAGCGTAACCTTAAACGATCACTGGAATCTTTCCATTAACGATACACACTATTCTGACGTTTCTTTATCGGACACTCTTTTCCCGGAAACCAATAAGGGAGACTATATCACTCTTTCCTGCACCCTTCCAGACACCGGACTTTCCCATGCACAGCTGATTCTTTTTTCCTGCCATTCTACCCTGAATGTCTCCATCAACGGCACTTCCGTTTACCGTTTTGGCGAGGAGCGGGCTGCCAAGAATAAAATGATTGGATACGGGAACCACTATCTGGAGCTTCCCATCTCTTATGCCGGGAAAACACTTTCCATCCAGATGAAAGTCACAGAAAATCACTCTTTTACCAGTGTGACTGCCCCGATTATCGCAGATGGATACCGCAGTCAGGAACTGTTTATGAGCAAGCATATTATGCCATTCTTTATTAGTGTTTTCTTGATTATATTTGGCATTGCGTTTCTCTTTTTATCTGTTATCATGTATAGCCTTTCGGGAAAATTCTTCCCGTTGGTGCAGCTTTCTTTGATTTCAATCTGCGTTGGAATGTGGACCTTCTGCAACTATCACCTGATGCAGCTTTTCACGCCGGATTTAGCGCTGTGCGCATATTTGGAATATACCAGCCTTTACGTTGCGCCGATTCCGGTTATGCTTTATTTTTACAACTATATCAAATCCTCGAAAAAGAAAATTTTTCCACATTTGTATCAGCTTTATCTGGTCGTATATACGGTCTTTCTGGCAGTCTGCTTTACCTGCCATACCATCGGTGTTGCACATTTTCCTGTATTTTTGCGCATCTTTCACGTGCTGGCCGTCATTATGCTTTTACTGATTATGTTAACCCCATTTTTCGGTTTCCAGACAAAGACCGTCGAATCGAGACTCTTAATCTGTGGTCTTTTGATTTTTGCACTGTTTGCTTCACTTGATTTAATCCGGTTTAATCTGGAAAAGTACACACATTATTTTCTTCGTGAAAGCTTTAACGGATTTCTTGCAATCGGTGCTGTGATTTTTATTCTGTTCCTGTTGGTCTCCTTCGCAGTCCAGCTGACCCAGAATGTCTATTCACAGGCAAAACAGGATCTTTTGGAGCATCAGGCAAACACGGACTCCATGACGGGACTTGCCAACCGCCGGTTCTGTCAAAAAGAAATGGAACAGTTCAAATCATTTCCGAAAAACCAGGTCTTTGGCATCCTTACCTTTGATCTTAACAACTTAAAACAGACCAACGATTCCCTTGGACATGAATACGGGGATAAACTGATTATTACCTTTGCAAATCTTCTGGCACAGACTTTTTCGGATTACGGAACCGTAGGGCGCACGGGCGGCGATGAATTTGTTGTACTTCTTCCAGATGTCAAAAAAAATGACGTGGACGCCCTGGTAAACACACTTTTTGCTAAAATTGCAGATACCAATCGCACCCTGCACGAGTTTACCATCAGTACTTCCTTTGGCTACGCTGAAAGTTCTGAGACTACCGACATTCTTGAGTTGTATAAACTTGCAGACAGCCGCATGTACGACTACAAACGTCGTTATAAAGGAAAATCCCTGGAACCAGAACTGTTCCCAGGGATCTAA